A genomic stretch from Plasmodium cynomolgi strain B DNA, chromosome 8, whole genome shotgun sequence includes:
- a CDS encoding histone H2A (putative) gives MEVPGKVIGGKVGGKVGGKVLGLGKGGKGKTGSGKTKKAPLSRASRAGLQFPVGRVHRMLKTRISSDGRVGSTAAVYAAAILEYLTAEVLELAGNATKDLKVKRITPRHLQLAIRGDEELDTLIKATIAGGGVIPHIHKALMNKVPVPPTQAKKPKKN, from the exons ATGGAAGTTCCAGGAAAAGTGATTGGTGGCAAAGTTGGAGGAAAAGTGGGAGGTAAAGTCCTTGGTCTTGGCAAaggaggaaagggaaaaacag GTTCTGGTAAAACCAAGAAGGCACCTCTGTCCCGAGCATCGCGAGCAGGTTTACAATTCCCAGTAGGAAGAGTTCACAGAATGCTAAAAACGAGAATTTCTTCCGACGGAAGAGTTGGATCAACTGCAGCTGTTTACGCAGCGGCAATTTTGGAGTACCTCACTGCCGAAGTTTTAGAATTAGCAGGAAATGCAACCAAGGATTTGAAAGTGAAGAGAATTACGCCCAGACATTTGCAGCTAGCCATTcgag GTGACGAAGAGTTGGATACACTTATAAAGGCAACTATTGCTGGAGGTGGTGTCATTCCACACATCCACAAGGCCTTGATGAACAAAGTGCCAGTGCCACCCACCCAGGCCAAGAAGCCAAAGAAAAACTAG
- a CDS encoding N-acetylglucosamine-1-phosphate transferase (putative), with translation MNYFPASRVANEMVQKEEKVSRYIITNDIVERARFNLLGSLLPPSPPYFYKKKRRLFRCTPFFRPSPPSLHIFVLKMKSKYTTTAKHNKGYIYRENIPEQFLFFFLIFYLLIVLYVLRNTPYKNIILLYIVPCVLLFKVSFICLPRFIHFLHEKGLYGVDLNKISKGKVAEPIGLFPSILYFIFTLFYQLLYYDDHKILLEYNAGLLSIIFMTFLGFIDDILELKWRYKVVLPFFGINGLEIGQSLIIAFFISIHNLIEIILNLGTGGSKGIIEGAQILKQHFLSIIFILPFVSINLVTFSFNFYPSKGFVGNTLTYFCGIFLAVVSIFGHFSKTLILFLIPQFLNFFLSLPQLLNFVPCPRHRLPVVNPRTNKLTYSHNYTLINLILYLFGPLSEFHLVVLLLAFQFGTCSLGLFFRYFIDTT, from the exons ATGAACTATTTTCCTGCATCGAGAGTAGCAAATGAGATGgtacaaaaggaagaaaaagtaagcAGGTACATTATTACTAATGACATAGTTGAACGGGCTCGCTTCAACTTACTTGGCAGTTTGTTGCCCCCCTCTCCTCCTTACTTTTAC aaaaaaaaaagaaggttaTTTCGCTGTACGCCATTTTTCCGGCCATCCCCACCTTctctccacatttttgtgttaaaaatgaagagcaaaTATACAACTACTGCTAAGCATAATAAGGGGTACATATATAGGGAAAACATACCTGaacagtttttatttttttttcttattttttacctaTTAATTGTACTGTACGTGCTAAGAAACACACCCTATAAGAATATAATCCTTCTGTACATTGTGCCTTGTGTGTTGCTCTTTAAAGTTTCCTTTATATGTCTGCCCAGGTTTATACACTTTTTACATGAAAAGG GATTATATGGTGTAgatttgaacaaaataagcAAAGGCAAAGTGGCAGAACCGATTGGCCTATTTCCgtccattttgtatttcatttttacacttttttatcAGTTGTTATACTACGATGACCATAAAATT CTGCTAGAGTACAACGCCGGGTTGTTgtccataatttttatgaccTTTTTG GGCTTCATAGATGACATTCTCGAATTGAAGTGGAGATACAAAGTGGTTCTCCCATTTTTCG GAATCAACGGATTGGAGATAGGACAGAGCTTAATTAttgcctttttcatttcgatCCACAATTTGATA GAAATCATCCTAAACTTAGGAACCGGTGGAAGCAAAGGGATCATCGAAGGGGCACAAATCCTGAAGCAACATTTCCTGTCAATCATATTTATACTGCCATTTGTATCCATAAACCTGGTtaccttttcttttaatttttatccaTCCAAAGGATTTGTCGGCAACACGTTAACCTATTTttgtggcatttttttaGCAGTTGTTTCGATATTTGGTCATTTCTCCAAAACattgatattatttttaattccacaatttttgaacttttttctttcgctgCCACAATTGCTTAATTTTGTCCCATGCCCAAGACACAGATTGCCAGTTGTGAATCCGAGGACGAATAAATTAACATATTCTCACAATTATACTCTCATAAATTtgattttgtatttatttggGCCCCTCTCCGAGTTTCACTTAGTGGTACTGTTACTGGCCTTTCAGTTTGGGACGTGTTCCcttggtttattttttcgctaCTTTATTGACACGACGTAG
- a CDS encoding hypothetical protein (putative), whose protein sequence is MNLSLLNGEANAGGDAAEVDEEDDLGLEAGVDNIRRKNLAKLISLDRGVGLAQFKRFTQLKTLGRSGGAAYEAACQVEGDTQEGEAQPACPGDTQEREAQPACQGDTQEGEANPACQGDTQEGEANPTCQGDPLDDYPPYKKPGSTYLRKNNGKTSSKGTEKCDGSPKVKRKFGALLEMIGKKKGTINYDDHKKGEAGSCQSGRKECLYKCENRGGSLKEARGGPARKERREAQDGAGAKRAERADLEHGEECKRCKKCEECKKCQTCEGCQTCGEWEEVKGLAASEAERVHHSHRAFRGERNIAPCLENIKQLLHLCDEQMKDLVHISNFEIDLDINSFYYNFVKENSESSISTYNINHSKNIFDVKQFKKYLNEKITTYKQTYSLNWGTYVCNISVQESCYFYYDRFGESTSSIYSSAASRDGAFLRGGKSNRENTPLGRSHHTRFNATQSSNVCHEKTNIYGCTELNGELRDNHVMEKLHRLYYPSGGCPNKEGLKDTPVDNAKLESKWTWEGPTANMEEHPLVSNHTDVHQNGKVALCRRETEKANIIDDVNRDLILHKIADGEEKEEQNTKPMELHFANKSKSNSKVENGLNVEDPASKGSAKGVSGGVDVDRSKIGAFSTMNGAFADDHTPPMLFEETKTGPPSDVAIFLSDQSCDYQNGYEFEDNNLRGGGCMLEPGRLHEVTDESVISGENENMGHRGRGEASQEEELRNASTMSSSDMWNPDRVIATGSQHWEGSFKGNGVGSDDQGNASMGRRKSIPRQLLVKLKKMCAGRATVGVLNRGVENAERSDNYSGQSNRTKERKEGVAIGGTSLWENCTRRNVHSQGNSRREEKDEKIESAHLDHARGDLNAHIQKEIKKGNHLLTNEYIDSTFDEIYYIQRINADNDSMFFFARIYQIYIFSKKWNSNDSGGKGCAKCTNKGGTLSDESAPCRTNVSVYVLIVLKNSLLKYIIKKKILNEISSRVDKWKKHIIIKAEHIKDGSVPLCIRMIERNDDVIDYIVKNVTYFFDNYLRDFFHLLVAHVNDFFGLGENRTLENYFERSSKKLYHFVQKKKVHLRNMYNDIVRKNEEKKKKTRQSIQPNQKKDPKKDQKKYTFCTYLFKRKKEHKTGDSPRKDEYSLRSSIFEPAFYYITSNEVAHNYIIYMNHIYFRRLLLLYLFVFVVYLVVSSCTVIAL, encoded by the exons ATGAATTTGAGCTTGCTGAATGGGGAAGCGAACGCAGGAGGGGACGCAGCGGAGGTGGACGAGGAGGACGATTTGGGGCTGGAAGCAGGTGTTGACAACATACGAAGGAAAAATCTGGCCAAGTTAATCAGCTTGGATAGGGGTGTAGGGCTAGCCCAATTTAAAAGGTTTACTCAATTGAAGACGTTAGGGAGGTCAGGGGGTGCTGCATATGAAGCGGCGTGCCAGGTGGAAGGGGACACGCAAGAGGGAGAGGCGCAACCAGCATGCCCAGGGGACACGCAAGAGAGAGAGGCGCAACCAGCATGCCAAGGGGACACGCAAGAGGGAGAGGCGAATCCAGCATGCCAAGGGGACACGCAAGAGGGAGAGGCGAATCCAACATGCCAAGGGGACCCCCTCGATGATTATCCCCCATATAAGAAGCCCGGTAGCACCTACCTGAGAAAAAACAACGGAAAAACAAGCTCGAAAGGAACGGAAAAGTGTGACGGGAGTCCAAAGGTGAAACGAAAATTTGGCGCGCTCCTAGAAATGATAggcaagaaaaaaggcaCCATAAATTATGATGaccacaaaaaaggggaggccGGAA GTTGCCAATCAGGGAGGAAGGAATGTCTATACAAGTGTGAAAATCGTGGGGGAAGTTTGAAGGAGGCGCGAGGTGGGCCAGCCAGAAAGGAAAGGAGAGAAGCGCAAGACGGGGCAGGTGCGAAAAGAGCAGAACGGGCAGATTTGGAACATGGAGAAGAGTGCAAAAGGTGCAAAAAGTGTGAAGAGTGCAAAAAGTGCCAAACGTGTGAAGGGTGCCAGACGTGCGGTGAATGGGAAGAGGTGAAGGGGCTCGCCGCTAGCGAAGCAGAGCGTGTCCACCACTCCCATCGCGCTTTCCGTGGGGAGAGGAACATCGCGCCGTGCCTAGAGAACATAAAACAACTGCTGCACCTGTGCGATGAGCAAATGAAGGACCTGGTGCACATCTCCAACTTTGAGATAGACCTAGACATTAACTCattttactataattttgttaaagaaAATAGCGAGAGCTCTATATCCACATACAACATAAATCacagtaaaaatattttcgacGTAAAGcaattcaaaaaatatttaaatgaaaaaataacaacgtATAAGCAGACCTATTCTCTCAATTGGGgaacatatgtatgcaacATTTCTGTTCAAGAGAGCtgctatttttattatgatcGATTTGGGGAATCTACCTCTTCGATATACTCCTCTGCTGCATCCCGCGATGGTGCCTTCctcagggggggaaagagCAACCGTGAGAATACTCCCCTGGGGAGAAGTCACCACACGAGGTTTAATGCAACTCAAAGTAGCAATGTCTGCCATGAGAAGACCAACATTTATGGGTGCACAGAGTTGAACGGAGAACTGAGGGATAACCATGTAATGGAAAAGCTGCACAGATTATACTACCCAAGTGGGGGATGTCCAAATAAAGAAGGATTGAAGGACACCCCTGTAGATAATGCAAAGTTGGAGTCGAAATGGACATGGGAAGGTCCTACTGCGAATATGGAGGAACATCCCCTCGTGAGTAACCACACGGATGTTCATCAAAATGGTAAAGTTGCTCTATGCAGAAGGGAAACAGAAAAGGCAAACATCATAGATGATGTGAATAGGGACCTgattttgcacaaaattgcagatggtgaagaaaaggaggaacagAACACAAAACCGATGGAGTTACATTTTGCTAATAAGTCGAAAAGTAACTCAAAGGTTGAAAACGGACTGAACGTAGAGGACCCCGCAAGTAAGGGTTCCGCCAAGGGGGTCAGCGGTGGAGTGGACGTGGATAGAAGCAAAATTGGTGCATTCAGCACGATGAATGGAGCCTTTGCGGATGACCATACCCCCCCCATGCTCTTTGAAGAGACAAAAACGGGCCCCCCAAGCGATGTCGCAATCTTCCTTTCCGACCAGTCATGTGATTACCAAAACGGTTACGAATTTGAAGATAACAATTtgagaggaggaggatgtaTGTTGGAGCCGGGGAGACTACACGAGGTGACGGACGAAAGTGTGATCAGTGGGGAGAATGAAAACATGGGGCATCGAGGCAGGGGGGAAGCAAGTCAAGAAGAGGAACTAAGAAATGCGTCCACTATGAGCAGTAGCGATATGTGGAACCCAGACCGGGTGATAGCAACAGGGAGTCAGCATTGGGAAGGCTCCTTTAAGGGGAATGGAGTAGGAAGTGATGACCAAGGGAATGCTTCTATGGGGCGAAGGAAGAGCATCCCAAGACAGCTGCTCGTGAAGTTGAAGAAAATGTGTGCGGGAAGAGCGACGGTCGGGGTGCTCAATCGTGGAGTGGAAAATGCCGAGAGGAGCGACAACTATTCTGGCCAAAGCAACAGAACGAAGGAACGAAAGGAGGGGGTAGCGATCGGGGGAACCTCCCTCTGGGAGAATTGCACCAGGAGAAATGTACACAGCCAAGGGAATAgcagaagggaagaaaaagacgaaaaaatagaaagtGCTCACTTGGATCACGCACGAGGAGATCTAAATGCTCACATTCagaaggagataaaaaaaggaaatcacTTACTGACAAATGAATACATCGATAGCACCTTTgatgaaatatattacattCAAAGGATTAATGCAGATAACGATTCgatgttcttttttgctaGAATTTATcagatatatattttttcgaagAAATGGAATAGCAACGACAGTGGTGGCAAGGGTTGTGCGAAGTGCACAAATAAAGGGGGGACCCTCTCTGATGAGTCCGCGCCGTGCCGCACGAACGTTTCTGTGTATGTGCTcatagttttaaaaaatagcctccttaaatatatcataaaaaaaaaaatacttaacGAAATTAGCAGCCGTGtagacaaatggaaaaaacatatCATCATAAAAGCTGAGCATATTAAGGACGGTTCCGTGCCGTTGTGTATTCGAATGATTGAAAGAAATGACGATGTGATTGATTACATcgttaaaaatgtaacataCTTTTTCGATAATTATTTGCGAGATTTCTTCCACCTCCTTGTTGCACATGTGAATGACTTTTTTGGCCTAGGTGAAAATAGGACTctggaaaattattttgaacgctcaagtaaaaaattgtatcattttgttcagaagaagaaggttCACCTGCGCAACATGTATAATGATATTGtacgaaaaaatgaggaaaaaaaaaaaaaaacaagacaAAGCATCCAACCCaaccaaaaaaaggacccAAAAAAGGAccaaaaaaagtacacattttgcacatatctgtttaaaaggaagaaggaacatAAAACGGGTGACTCTCCTCGTAAGGATGAATATTCATTGCGAAGTTCCATTTTTGAGCCAGCCTTTTATTACATCACCTCAAATGAAGTGGCACACAATTACATCATTTATATGAaccatatttattttagaaGACTACTTTTGTTGtatcttttcgtttttgtagTTTACTTGGTAGTGAGCAGTTGTACAGTGATTGCCCTGTAA
- a CDS encoding hypothetical protein (putative) — MIDDNLTVDESDNNLFDGRIKFFKSDETNSFHSVEPVVASDDEGDEDAEEEDDQDEPGGPDDVEEGRAAQVDGAIMIGTVAWKRKKRKKPK; from the exons ATGATCGACGATAACTTGACTGTGGACGAAAGCGACAACAACCTTTTTGatggaagaataaaattcttCAAGAGTGACGAAACCAACTCGTTCCACAGCGTAGAACCGGTTGTTGCGAGTGATGACGAGGGTGACGAGGATgcagaagaggaggatgatCAAGATGAACCGGGAGGGCCTGACGATGTGGAGGAAG GGCGCGCTGCGCAAGTCGACGGCGCCATCATGATTGGAACGGTAGCctggaagaggaagaagcggaagaagcccAAGTAG
- a CDS encoding hypothetical protein (putative), whose translation MPRMEQEDDDNTCSTYLVTNLYSEQELKKVAQDYISEKIRDQKFAENIIYSNIRIVLSLLLIFIGSYCTIFVQYKKEPLLMINLLIAFFIVSGILFFWEYFFFEDIFMILKTNNGGVVKLFFELDIQKSALQLTYKMNKQKHSTSFELRKLFYDDGFLVQNYADAMLKQFISDHGKIFKLCDDKKKA comes from the exons atgccgaGAATGGAACAAGAAGACGATGATAATACGTGTAGCACAT ACCTCGTCACCAACCTGTACAGCGAACAAGAGCTGAAAAAAGTTGCGCAGGACTACATAAGCGAA AAAATAAGGGACCAAAAATTCgcagaaaatattatatactcCAACATACGAATTGTCTTAAGTTTGCTGCTCATATTTATTG GGTCCTACTGCACCATCTTCGTGCAGTACAAAAAGGAACCGTTGCTTATGATCAATTTGTTG ATCGCCTTCTTCATCGTTTCGggaattctctttttttgggagtatttctttttcgaaGATATTTTCATGATTTTGAAGACGAACAAT GGCGGAGTTGTGAAGCTGTTCTTCGAGCTGGACATCCAGAAGAGCGCCCTCCAATTAA CCTACAAGATGAATAAACAAAAGCACAGCACGTCGTTTGAGCTTCGAAAGCTGTTCTACGATGATGG CTTCCTCGTCCAGAATTACGCAGACGCTATGTTGAAGCAGTTCATTTCAGATCACGGCAAGATTTTTAAACTTTGCGATGATAAGAAGAAGGCCTAA
- a CDS encoding ATP-dependent RNA helicase (putative) codes for MSYRTNCATPNALNNTNENNINKIDDSTNAPFDENWKKRILEPLKDHRYRTEDVTKTKGNEFEDYFLKRELLMGIFEKGYEKPSPIQEESIPVALAGKNILARAKNGTGKTAAFAIPLLEKCNTHKNFIQGLILVPTRELALQTSAMIKELGKHMKIQCMVTTGGTSLREDIMRLYNVVHILCGTPGRILDLANKDVANLSGCHIMVMDEADKLLSPEFQPIVEELMKFLPKEKQILMYSATFPVTVKEFRQIYLSDAHEINLMDELTLKGITQYYAFVKERQKVHCLNTLFAKLQINQAIIFCNSITRVELLAKKITELGYSSFYIHARMSQTHRNRVFHDFRNGACRCLVSSDLFTRGIDIQSVNVVINFDFPKNSETYLHRIGRSGRYGHLGLAINLITYEDRFNLYKIELELGTEIQPIPNEIDPSLYT; via the exons ATGAGCTATAGAACCAACTGCGCCACTCCGAACGCTTTGAATAACACAAACGAAAACAacataaacaaaatagaCGACAGCACCAATGCTCCTTTTGACGAAAACTGGAAAAAGAGAATTCTGGAGCCACTCAAAGACCACCGATACAGAACGGAAGATGTGACGAAGACCAAGGGTAATGAATTTGaagattattttttaaaaagggagctTCTTATGGGCATATTCGAGAAGGGCTATGAGAAGCCGTCTCCCATTCAAGAAGAAAGCATCCCCGTGGCGCTGGCCGGCAAGAACATTTTGGCACGGGCCAAAAATGGCACAGGGAAGACGGCGGCCTTTGCAATTCCTCTCCTGGAGAAGTGCAACACACACAAGAATTTCATCCAAG GACTCATCCTCGTGCCGACGCGAGAACTCGCCCTGCAGACCTCAGCCATGATCAAGGAACTCGGCAAGCACATGAAGATCCAGTGTATGGTCACCACAGGAGGAACGTCTCTCCGAGAAGACATCATGCGACTCTACAACGTCGTGCATATCCTATGTGGAACTCCAGGAAGAATACTCGATCTGGCAAACAAAGATGTAGCAAACCTATCAGGGTGTCACATAATGGTCATGGATGAAGCAGATAAATTATTATCGCCAGAGTTTCAACCTATCGTTGAAGAATTAATGAAATTCTTGcctaaagaaaaacaaatattaaTGTACTCAGCTACCTTTCCCGTTACGGTAAAGGAATTTAGACAGATCTACCTCTCAGATGctcatgaaataaaccttATGGATGAGCTAACCTTAAAAGGAATTACCCAGTACTATGCCTTTGTAAAGGAAAGACAAAAGGTACATTGCCTGAATACACTTTTTGCCAAGCTTCAAATAAATCAAGCCATTATCTTCTGTAATAGCATAACTAGAGTAGAGTtactagccaaaaaaatcACAGAATTAGGTTACAGCTCTTTCTACATACATGCAAGAATGTCGCAAACTCATCGAAATCGAGTTTTTCATGACTTTAGAAATGGAGCTTGTAGATGTTTAGTTTCTTCCGATTTATTTACAAGAGGTATAGATATACAGTCTGTTAATGTGGTTATAAATTTTGATTTCCCCAAGAATTCAGAGACGTACCTTCATAGAATTGGTCGATCTGGGAGATATGGTCACCTAGGGTTGGCTATTAACTTGATTACCTATGAGGATCGTTtcaatttgtacaaaatCGAGTTGGAGCTCGGTACCGAGATTCAGCCCATTCCGAACGAAATCGATCCTTCTCTCTACACCTAA
- a CDS encoding hypothetical protein (putative): MQDGQSGESITSPVNPPQDEPLNQRGETRIVKYEHGDGVETTISTPQAASPTAKDANHANDANHANGATNSPKQEEDPPGPSPLAQPHQKRKKKKVQNEEVRKKLSELAKLRWRDQEERKKLLRCKNQFKHSEKTKQLLSYKIKLKWTDENYRKSIIEKTRIFNQDENTKRRKSILLRQKWKTKEFREKMLSGRKPFTLERRKRISEIIKQKWREDDYKQKTLQAIKDNYKKRKLQVGLNPNFNYVQNAMLFKRLGLSAPKIRFFPSIHREKLRGKKKKKKGGQRPRELQGKLEKHLRQSVGHKRVSAFACLPEPRR; encoded by the exons ATGCAGGATGGACAGAGCGGCGAGAGTATAACATCACCAGTGAATCCACCGCAGGATGAACCGCTGAACCAAAGGGGAGAGACCCGAATAGTGAAGTATGAGCATGGGGACGGTGTGGAAACGACAATAAGCACGCCCCAAGCCGCTTCTCCCACCGCCAAGGATGCTAACCATGCTAATGATGCTAACCATGCCAACGGTGCCACCAACTCGCCGAAGCAGGAAGAAGACCCGCCGGGCCCATCCCCCCTCGCGCAGCCACaccaaaagaggaaaaaaaaaaaagtacaaaatgagGAGGTCCGGAAGAAGCTATCCGAACTAGCCAAGCTCAGATGGAGGGATcaagaagaacgaaaaaaattgttgagATGCAAAAATCAATTTAAGCATtccgaaaaaacgaaacagtTGTTATcatacaaaattaaattaaaatggacAGACGAAAATTATCGAAAAAGTATTATCGAAAAAACGAGGATATTTAATCAGGACGAGAAtaccaaaaggaggaaatcaATTTTACTTAGACAAAAgtggaaaacaaaagaattTCGCGAGAAAATGCTCAGTGGTAGGAAGCCCTTCACATTGGAGAGGCGAAAGAGAATCTCTGAGATCATTAAACAGAAGTGGCGGGAAGACGACTACAAGCAGAAAACGCTACAAGCCATAAAGGACAACTACAAGAAGCGGAAGTTGCAAGTGGGTCTCAACCCCAACTTTAACTACGTCCAAAACGCCATGCTCTTCAAGCGG CTCGGACTCAGCGCGCCCAAAATAAGATTCTTCCCCAGCATTCACAGGGAAAAACTccgtggtaaaaaaaaaaaaaaaaaaggagggcaaCGACCCAGAGAACTACAAGGAAAACTGGAGAAACATCTACGACAGTCTGTTGGACACAAACGAGTTTCAGCATTCGCTTGTCTACCTGAACCACGTCGGTAA
- a CDS encoding protein kinase (putative), with translation MGILYASKEKHTKYFHHGYMVDTNINVRDDLELYSCKFLRKGERRIVRRLRRDVLYGATFDHLSKLRMLTYDTTSKMPPYLLKVYNMYEDAKSVHVVMERCTGGFMTDSLLDNDSVISERLLAEWFFQIIIAMSFLEKQNIHHGNLNGYCIYLKDQKRDEVRVSLLSKDKKYDNIDYNGDLYGLFFIRSPQEIKKLNHDKNNTWYIGLLLYFMLTGSFPFFSKDALQTYSKIAHEEFSLTHLKTQYSKLGSPIFDFIKQCLEKDYDLRPSLCELAEHPWIRG, from the exons ATGGGAATCCTTTACGCCTCGAAAGAAAAGCATACCAAGTATTTCCACCATGGCTACATGGTGGACACGAACATAAACGTCAGAGACGACTTGGAGTTATACTCCTGCAAATTTTTGCGcaagggggagaggagaaTCGTCCGCAGGCTGCGTAGAGACGTGTTGTACGGAGCTACCTTCGATCATCTGTCAAAGCTGAGGATGCTCACCTATGACACCACGAGCAAAATGCCGCCCTACTTGCTTAAAGTTTACAATATGTACGAGGACGCGAAAAGCGTGCATGTCGTCATGGAGCGCTGCAC cgGAGGATTCATGACGGACAGCCTCCTGGACAACGACAGCGTCATCAGCGAGCGCCTCCTAGCAGAGTGGTTCTTCCAAATTATAATCGCCATGTCCTTCCtggagaaacaaaatatacaccACGGAAATCTAAACGGCTACTGTATCTATTTAAAGgaccaaaaaagggacgaAGTGAGAGTCAGTCTCTTAagcaaagataaaaaatatgacaacATAGACTACAACGGAGACTTATATGGATTATTTTTCATCAGATCCCCACAggaaatcaaaaaattaaatcatGACAAGAATAACACATGGTACATTGGTCTCCTACTCTACTTTATGTTGACTGGTTCTTTTCCATTCTTTAGCAAAGACGCTTTGCAAACATATTCAAAAATTGCACACGAGGAATTTTCCTTGACCCATTTGAAAACACAGTATAGCAAATTGGGGAGTCCCATTTTCGACTTCATAAAGCAGTGCTTGGAGAAGGACTACGACTTGCGCCCATCTCTGTGCGAGCTCGCGGAGCATCCGTGGATACGGGGTTAG